One window of the Chitinophaga niabensis genome contains the following:
- a CDS encoding alpha-L-fucosidase, which translates to MKRTSILLFLSTLLTLNSFAQEKRLFSETPEQKEKRLAWWTNDRFGMFIHWGLYALPARHEWVKNRERISDSAYQKYFDYFNPDLYNPKEWAKMAKAAGMKYAVITTKHHEGFCLFDSKFTDYKATNTPIKKDLIKEYVEAFRAEGIKIGFYYSLIDWHHPDFTIDGTHSQRPNNDADYEQLNKNRDMSKYRTYLHNQVRELLTNYGKIDILWLDFSYPGKRGKDHNDWNSVDLIKMVRKLQPGIIVNDRLDLKGYADGGDFVTPEQYKVAAWPTENGKRVPWETCQTFSGSWGYYRDETTWKDVKQLLVLLIESVSKGGNVLLNVGPTARGKIDSRAQSALKGMGEWMEVNSRAIYGCTQAPDEYTRPDNSLLTYNPVTKRLYVHLLDYPLQNFTLPGYKGKIKYAQFLHDGSEIRFSAPSGYGYKTNDLGQNDLNLSLPVIKPGVEIPVIELILAD; encoded by the coding sequence ATGAAACGCACCAGCATCCTACTCTTTCTTTCCACGCTACTTACATTGAACAGCTTCGCCCAGGAGAAAAGACTCTTCTCCGAAACGCCCGAACAAAAAGAAAAACGCCTGGCCTGGTGGACAAACGACCGCTTCGGTATGTTCATCCACTGGGGGCTTTATGCATTACCCGCCCGCCATGAATGGGTTAAAAACCGGGAACGGATCTCTGACTCTGCTTACCAGAAGTACTTCGATTACTTCAACCCGGATCTTTACAACCCAAAGGAATGGGCCAAAATGGCCAAAGCTGCCGGTATGAAATATGCCGTGATCACCACCAAACACCACGAAGGTTTCTGCCTCTTCGATTCCAAATTCACGGATTATAAAGCCACGAATACACCCATCAAAAAAGACCTGATCAAAGAATACGTGGAAGCTTTCCGCGCGGAAGGAATTAAGATCGGCTTTTATTATTCCCTGATCGACTGGCACCATCCTGATTTCACAATAGATGGCACGCACTCTCAACGCCCTAATAACGATGCGGATTATGAACAACTGAATAAGAACCGGGATATGTCCAAATACCGCACTTACCTTCACAACCAGGTAAGGGAACTGCTCACCAATTATGGTAAGATAGATATCCTCTGGCTGGACTTCTCTTATCCCGGTAAACGTGGGAAAGATCATAACGACTGGAACTCGGTAGACCTGATTAAAATGGTACGCAAACTCCAGCCCGGTATTATTGTAAATGACCGCCTGGACCTGAAAGGGTATGCAGACGGGGGAGACTTTGTAACCCCGGAACAATATAAAGTAGCGGCCTGGCCTACCGAAAATGGTAAACGTGTGCCCTGGGAAACCTGCCAGACATTCTCCGGCTCCTGGGGCTACTACAGGGATGAAACAACCTGGAAAGATGTAAAACAATTACTGGTATTACTCATAGAATCTGTTAGTAAAGGCGGTAACGTATTATTGAATGTTGGTCCCACCGCCCGTGGTAAGATCGATTCCCGTGCACAAAGTGCACTGAAAGGAATGGGAGAGTGGATGGAAGTGAACAGCCGTGCTATCTACGGCTGCACACAGGCTCCGGATGAATATACCCGCCCTGATAACAGCCTGCTCACTTACAACCCTGTTACCAAACGTTTGTACGTTCACCTGCTGGATTACCCGCTGCAAAATTTCACCCTGCCCGGCTACAAAGGCAAGATCAAATATGCGCAGTTCCTGCACGATGGTTCTGAGATCCGTTTCAGTGCACCATCCGGATATGGCTACAAAACAAATGACCTCGGGCAGAACGACCTGAACCTCAGCCTGCCTGTTATTAAACCCGGTGTTGAGATCCCCGTGATTGAACTGATATTGGCAGACTAA
- a CDS encoding sulfatase family protein, whose translation MIKKLLAAVCCLIATYSFIPQKENKPNVIIIFMDDMGYGDPASYGGGPYKTPNLDRMAAQGIRFTHFYAAQAVCSASRAGLLTGCYPNRIGIHGALMPTSPMALNNDEETIAELLKNRGYKTGMVGKWHLGSKPPFLPLQNGFDEYLGLPYSNDMWPVHYDGKPYTDTTNSRSKFPPLPLIDGNNTIRIIKTLEDQSELTSMYTERACKFIRENKKGPFFLYLAHSMPHVPIAVSKSFRNKSGAGVFGDLMQELDASVGAVMRTLEEQGLTKNTLIVFTSDNGPWLNYGNHAGNTGGLREGKGSSWEGGQRVPCIMRWPGEIPAGVVSSEIASTIDLLPTVATICGARLPAKKIDGVNILSLLRNEKNVHPRDHFVYYYGVNNLEGIRKGKYKLVFPHKGRTYKNNLPGYDGFPGAQPNVDVPLALYDLSIDPGETLDVKERFPEVVKELETLADTYRNTLGDELRKIPGTERREPGRVAVK comes from the coding sequence ATGATAAAGAAACTCCTCGCTGCTGTATGCTGTTTAATAGCTACTTATAGTTTTATTCCCCAAAAGGAGAATAAGCCTAATGTCATTATCATTTTTATGGATGACATGGGATATGGTGATCCTGCCAGTTATGGTGGTGGCCCGTATAAAACGCCTAACCTGGACAGGATGGCGGCACAGGGGATCCGCTTTACACATTTCTACGCCGCACAGGCAGTATGTTCTGCTTCCCGTGCAGGATTGCTCACCGGCTGTTATCCTAACCGCATTGGTATTCATGGAGCCTTAATGCCTACTTCACCCATGGCATTGAACAATGATGAAGAAACCATTGCAGAACTGCTGAAGAACAGGGGATATAAAACAGGCATGGTGGGTAAATGGCATCTGGGCAGCAAACCTCCTTTCCTTCCTTTACAAAATGGTTTTGATGAATACCTGGGTCTGCCATATTCCAATGATATGTGGCCGGTACATTATGATGGAAAACCTTATACAGATACTACTAACAGCCGGAGCAAGTTTCCTCCGCTGCCCCTGATAGACGGTAACAATACCATCCGCATTATTAAAACACTGGAAGATCAGTCCGAATTAACTTCCATGTATACGGAACGTGCCTGCAAATTTATCCGTGAAAACAAGAAAGGTCCTTTCTTTCTTTACCTGGCGCATAGTATGCCGCATGTGCCCATTGCTGTTTCCAAATCCTTCCGCAATAAAAGTGGTGCCGGTGTTTTTGGAGACCTGATGCAGGAGCTGGATGCTTCTGTTGGAGCAGTGATGCGTACGCTGGAAGAACAGGGCCTCACAAAAAATACGCTGATCGTATTCACCAGTGACAATGGTCCCTGGTTGAACTATGGTAATCATGCCGGCAATACAGGTGGTTTGAGAGAAGGAAAAGGATCAAGCTGGGAAGGTGGTCAACGTGTTCCCTGCATTATGCGCTGGCCCGGAGAAATACCTGCCGGCGTAGTGAGCAGTGAAATTGCTTCCACCATCGATCTCCTGCCAACTGTGGCTACCATCTGCGGTGCCAGGTTACCGGCTAAGAAAATAGACGGGGTGAACATCCTCTCCTTATTACGCAATGAAAAAAATGTACATCCCAGGGATCATTTCGTCTATTATTATGGCGTGAACAACCTGGAAGGTATCCGCAAAGGAAAATACAAACTGGTATTTCCACATAAAGGCCGCACCTACAAGAACAACCTGCCGGGATATGATGGTTTCCCCGGCGCACAACCTAATGTGGATGTTCCCCTCGCATTATATGATCTCAGCATTGATCCCGGTGAAACACTGGATGTAAAAGAACGTTTCCCGGAAGTGGTAAAAGAGCTGGAAACACTCGCAGATACTTATCGCAACACATTGGGAGACGAACTGCGGAAAATACCCGGCACGGAGAGAAGAGAGCCGGGAAGGGTAGCGGTGAAGTGA
- a CDS encoding FecR family protein has protein sequence MEWKDYAEYRQEDFLTDDYFSEWVLRPNKENNAFWEEWQQLYPSRQPIITEARKILLSLEYTREEMPAESYDRIWSVIAEEMETAVPVKKRRWPLALAAAMVTGMVAVAAFWLLRSKPVPPVYTSQFGENRTLVLPDSSKVILGPHSSLRLGDFKGVREVWLEGEAYFNVQHTAVSAQPFIVHSRSLDIEVLGTTFNVKNYTGNTQVVLSSGKIALRRQDERLIMKPGDLVEYKEKEEKYLRKEVKPERYASWVEGTLVFEDTPLETVAAEVYHQFGIRLVFRDSSLAKEKFSATLTSADQAVVLAAIKEAFSLELTQGADSTYIFTRK, from the coding sequence ATGGAATGGAAAGATTATGCGGAATACCGCCAGGAAGATTTCCTTACAGACGATTATTTTTCGGAATGGGTTTTGAGACCCAATAAGGAGAATAATGCTTTCTGGGAAGAATGGCAACAGTTATATCCTTCCAGGCAGCCCATTATCACGGAAGCCCGTAAGATCCTCCTTTCCCTGGAATATACCCGGGAAGAAATGCCTGCTGAAAGTTATGACCGGATATGGAGTGTGATAGCTGAAGAAATGGAAACAGCCGTTCCGGTAAAAAAAAGAAGATGGCCCCTGGCACTTGCTGCAGCCATGGTAACAGGTATGGTGGCCGTAGCTGCATTCTGGCTGTTACGGAGTAAACCTGTTCCGCCTGTTTATACCAGTCAGTTTGGCGAGAACAGAACACTGGTTTTGCCGGATAGCTCCAAAGTAATACTGGGACCACATTCCAGCCTGCGGTTGGGAGATTTTAAAGGCGTAAGGGAAGTGTGGCTGGAAGGAGAAGCTTATTTCAATGTACAGCATACCGCTGTTTCCGCCCAGCCCTTTATTGTGCATTCCCGCTCACTGGATATCGAAGTATTGGGCACCACATTTAATGTAAAAAACTACACAGGTAATACACAGGTAGTATTAAGTTCTGGAAAAATAGCCCTGCGCAGGCAGGATGAAAGACTGATCATGAAACCGGGAGACCTGGTTGAATATAAAGAAAAAGAAGAAAAGTATCTGCGTAAAGAAGTAAAGCCGGAACGTTACGCCTCCTGGGTGGAAGGTACGCTTGTTTTTGAAGACACTCCACTGGAAACAGTGGCTGCTGAAGTGTATCATCAATTCGGGATCAGGCTGGTGTTCAGGGATTCATCACTTGCAAAGGAAAAATTCAGCGCTACGTTAACATCGGCAGACCAGGCAGTAGTACTGGCTGCCATCAAAGAAGCTTTCAGCCTGGAATTAACACAGGGAGCTGATAGCACTTACATATTCACCCGGAAGTAA
- a CDS encoding RNA polymerase sigma factor, which produces MYATSFHDDASEWQAFITGSQASCGTLYARYAPQLYNYGCKLHADRSLIEDCIQQLFLYLLTHRSHLSAVQNVKAYLVKAFRRDLLRMAAENRKQQEFPAEGFDITISPETQLISDESTLARRRKVAEEINALPPRMKEVLFLRFYENLSFEDIAAVMNIHQKSVYKMVYKAFDKLRHRLIDFPLWLAMGWLLWK; this is translated from the coding sequence ATGTATGCAACTTCATTCCACGATGATGCCTCCGAATGGCAGGCTTTTATAACCGGAAGTCAGGCCTCCTGCGGAACCCTGTATGCCCGTTATGCACCGCAGTTATATAACTATGGCTGCAAGCTGCATGCAGACCGCTCATTGATAGAGGATTGCATTCAACAGTTGTTCCTCTACCTGCTAACGCACCGCAGTCATTTATCAGCCGTACAGAATGTAAAAGCATACCTCGTGAAAGCTTTTCGCCGCGATCTTTTACGCATGGCCGCAGAAAACAGGAAACAACAAGAGTTCCCGGCAGAAGGGTTTGATATCACCATTTCCCCTGAAACCCAGCTGATCAGTGATGAAAGTACCCTCGCAAGACGCCGGAAAGTAGCAGAGGAGATCAATGCACTGCCTCCCCGCATGAAAGAAGTGCTGTTCCTGCGCTTTTATGAAAACCTTTCTTTTGAAGACATAGCAGCTGTTATGAACATTCATCAGAAGTCTGTTTACAAAATGGTATACAAAGCCTTTGATAAACTCCGCCACCGCCTGATAGATTTTCCCTTATGGTTAGCCATGGGCTGGTTGCTCTGGAAATAA